TCGCTGCGAAAGCGCAGGGTTCCCCTATTTTGGCTGGAGTATTTGAGCATATTGGTCAGCATCTCCTGCACGATGCGGTAGATGGTGAATTGATAGAGCTCATCGCTATCGGCGGGTAGCTTTTCCATGCCGTAGACGGTGATATCGAAGCCGGCGCGCCGGGCTTCCGAAAACAGACCTGCGATGTCTGAGGTGCCTGGGGCCTTGGTTTCCCCGCGCGCGTCTTCTTCGCGCAAGACGGAAAGCAGGCTGCGCATCTGTTTTAAGGATTCGCGGGAAGTAGAGGCGATGGTATCGAGTGCCTCCGTTGCTACCTTGGGGTCTTTGGCGGCGGCGAACCGGGCGCCATCGGCAAGCGCGATGACGCCGGCGAGATTGTGGGCGACGATGTCATGCATCTCGCGGGCGATGCGATTGCGCTCCACGGCGCCGGCCATCTCCGCGCGCTCGATGAGCAGCTGTTGGCCCTCCCGGCGCTTCCGGTTATTGGTGCCGAGCAGGTAGAAAAAGCCGAGGACCGGCCAGCCGAGCAGGACCGTGCCAGCATAGACAAGCAGCGGGCTCATGGTCGCATCGCCCAAGCCGATATCGCTGCCCGCGAAGACCTTTTCCCCAAATAGGCTTGCGGTGGTTCCCGCCAGCGAGCCCAGGGCAATCCAGGCAAGCCAGATATAGCGCAAGCGCTTGCGCGAGTGCGTGCCGATGAGAAAAGCCGTGTAGGCGAAAATCGGGGCGTGGAAGTTCTCCAGGGAGGCCAAGGGCGTGAAAATGCACAGCGTCATGGTGCCGGCGATGAAGAAAATGGACTTTTCTTGCAGCTTGGGATGCAGCCACAGCGCCAGCGGAATGCCGACGGTGTACAAGACCGCGACGATGGCCTGGAAGGGTGAATCGGTGTGCAAAAAGTTCGCGGCATTGGGCAAGAGCACGCCGAAGAACACGGGGATGATGATTCGCCACGGCGGGCCAATCCAATCGCGCAGACGATCCGGCCAAAGCTTAGACATAAGGGCAAGGCTAGCGCAGAAGCCAGCCTGCCGTCCTCATCCTCAGGGCTGACTAGACTGGCTGGCATGCAATTCCAGTTCTTTGAAGTCGATGTCTTTGCCACCTCGGCGTTTTCCGGTAACCCGCTCGCGGTCGTGGCCCATGCCGATGGGCTCTCGAGACAGCAGATGCAGGCCATCGCGCACTGGACCAACTTTTCTGAAACCACGTTCTTGCTCCAGCCCACCGATCCCGCGGCGGACTATCGCGTGCGCATTTTTACCCCGCACGAGGAATTCGACTTCGCCGGCCACCCCACTTTGGGCAGCGCCGCCGTCTGGCGGGCGCTCGGCAATGAACCGCAGAAGGAGGGCACCATAGTGCAGGAATGCGGGGTGGGGTTGGTCTCCGTGCGCGAGAACGCAGGTATTTATTCTTTTGCCACCCCTCCGCTGCGCGCGGGCGGGCCATTAAGCAGTGCCGAACTGGCAGAGGCCTGCGCGGGATTGAATATCGCAGAAGAAGATGTCATCGATTCCGCTTGGGTGGACAATGGGCCTGGTTGGCGGCTTATACAGCTGCGCGATGCCGCGGCCGTGCGCGCGGTTCAGCCCGCCGCCACTCGCCCCAAGGTGGGCGTGGTGGGCATGCTGGATACCACCGCGGGTAGGGATTCCGCTGCCTATGAAGTGCGCGCATTTACCGCAGAATTCGAGGATCCTGTCACCGGTTCCTTCAACGGCGGTGCCGCGCAATTCATGCGCTCGCGAGGCCTCGTCCCCGCCCGCTACACCGCCTGCCAGGGCAGCCAACTGGGAAGAGACGGCGAGGTCTTTATTCACGATGACGGCACCGATATTTGGGTCGGCGGCCGCGTCCACATCCGCGTGCAAGGACAATTGGAGGTCTAAAATGCACCTACACCACGACTATGCAAAGCACCTGCCGGACTTAGTGTCGGCAACG
The window above is part of the Corynebacterium accolens genome. Proteins encoded here:
- a CDS encoding sensor histidine kinase → MSKLWPDRLRDWIGPPWRIIIPVFFGVLLPNAANFLHTDSPFQAIVAVLYTVGIPLALWLHPKLQEKSIFFIAGTMTLCIFTPLASLENFHAPIFAYTAFLIGTHSRKRLRYIWLAWIALGSLAGTTASLFGEKVFAGSDIGLGDATMSPLLVYAGTVLLGWPVLGFFYLLGTNNRKRREGQQLLIERAEMAGAVERNRIAREMHDIVAHNLAGVIALADGARFAAAKDPKVATEALDTIASTSRESLKQMRSLLSVLREEDARGETKAPGTSDIAGLFSEARRAGFDITVYGMEKLPADSDELYQFTIYRIVQEMLTNMLKYSSQNRGTLRFRSDRSALVIEGHNPMAQPDEDHSPGYGLIGMKERVKAYGGSVSTKAEDGTFAIIVEVPHV
- a CDS encoding PhzF family phenazine biosynthesis protein: MQFQFFEVDVFATSAFSGNPLAVVAHADGLSRQQMQAIAHWTNFSETTFLLQPTDPAADYRVRIFTPHEEFDFAGHPTLGSAAVWRALGNEPQKEGTIVQECGVGLVSVRENAGIYSFATPPLRAGGPLSSAELAEACAGLNIAEEDVIDSAWVDNGPGWRLIQLRDAAAVRAVQPAATRPKVGVVGMLDTTAGRDSAAYEVRAFTAEFEDPVTGSFNGGAAQFMRSRGLVPARYTACQGSQLGRDGEVFIHDDGTDIWVGGRVHIRVQGQLEV